The sequence CAGCAAGTTTGTCTATAAGAAACTCTTCCCGTTCTGCTTTATTATGTTCATGATAACTCACAAGCTTTGTTTCAATCTCGAACACGTGGCAGAGGCGCTTTGTATTTCGCGTATCCTCTGCAGCAATCAAGTCTGCTTCCTTTAATATAGACACCGCCCGGTACGTCATATCCTCCAGGTTCCCGATCGGAGTCGGAACAAGATACAGCGTCCCTTTTTCATCTTGATCTTTAAAGCTTTTTTGAACAAACATCCTGCTCACCTCCTCTGTTCTATACTCTCTTTTAGTATAGATTGTTGCTAAGTGTACTTTATCATAAACACAGTTATAAATATAAAGCCTGGGTACCCTGTATTTCCGCGGGGGCGCCGGTGAGCCTCCTCCTGCTCCGCAGTCCGGGGTCTCACCCTGGCGCCAATTCCTGCAGGAGTATTCGGGTACTCCGGCTTCTTCATCTATTTACGAAAAACTACACTCGTTTTCCAAAACAGCCTTTCTTTAAAATTAACGCACGCTTCTGTGCCTTTGATAACTGTTTTATCCTGTACTCAGCTTTTAACGCTTCTCCCTTTGACAGGAACAGCTCTTCATAAACCACTTCCAGCGGCGCCCTGCCTCTCGTGTATTTAGCACCGAGACCTGATGCATGAGCCTGAAGCCGCTTCTCAACATTTGTCGTATATCCCGTGTAATACGTTCCGTCGTTACATTCCAGTATGTACACGTAATGACTACCATGATTCATAATGGTCTTTAAACTCCTTTAAGTACTGTCCGTCTTCTCCGTAAACTGAAATAGGAAAAAGAGTTTTCAGGCCTGGACTTCCGCTTTTCATGCTTTCGATCAGGACCATGTTCGCTTCTTTTCCCCGCTTTCCATGTACATACTGAATCCTCTTTGGCTCCAAGTCATATGTACGAAGAGCCGACATAATATCAGCCAGGCGTTCGGGTCTGTGTACAAGGGCAAATTTCCCTCGGTATTTTACCAGCCTGGAGGCAATCCGTACGACATCGTCTATCGTACATGTAATCTCGTGCCTCGCCAGAGAAATGGTTTTATTCTCGTTTCTGTCCCGCTCGTTCACTGTCATGGGAAAATAAGGCGGGTTACAGGTAACCACATCATACCGCCCCCAAGCCACATCGCCATGAAGCTTCGTAATATCCTGATGAATGACGTTCACCTGTTTATCCAGACCGTTATTCTTCATATTTCTTAGCGCAAGATCCACAAGAGGTTCCTGAATCTCCACCGCATCGATCGGGGCATCGGTTCTTTTCGTGAGCATCATTGGGATCGCTCCGTTCCCTGCACACAAGTCAATCATCCGCCCGCCCCGCTTCGGTATGCTTGCGAACTTTGATAGTAATACCGCATCTGTCGAAAAAACAAACACGTCTCGCCTTTGTATAATACCTAGTTTTGTTCCGGGTAAAAAGTCAACACGCTCTTCGTGATGTTGTTTGTCCATACACGTACTCCCCTGTTCAAATGATGGAAAAAAAGTCTTCCCGGTATGAACTCGGAAAGACTTGAATACGATTATTTTTTATTGAGAAACGAGA comes from Alteribacter keqinensis and encodes:
- a CDS encoding tRNA1(Val) (adenine(37)-N6)-methyltransferase produces the protein MDKQHHEERVDFLPGTKLGIIQRRDVFVFSTDAVLLSKFASIPKRGGRMIDLCAGNGAIPMMLTKRTDAPIDAVEIQEPLVDLALRNMKNNGLDKQVNVIHQDITKLHGDVAWGRYDVVTCNPPYFPMTVNERDRNENKTISLARHEITCTIDDVVRIASRLVKYRGKFALVHRPERLADIMSALRTYDLEPKRIQYVHGKRGKEANMVLIESMKSGSPGLKTLFPISVYGEDGQYLKEFKDHYESW
- a CDS encoding GIY-YIG nuclease family protein encodes the protein MNHGSHYVYILECNDGTYYTGYTTNVEKRLQAHASGLGAKYTRGRAPLEVVYEELFLSKGEALKAEYRIKQLSKAQKRALILKKGCFGKRV